The following are encoded in a window of Pseudomonas graminis genomic DNA:
- a CDS encoding NAD-dependent succinate-semialdehyde dehydrogenase, whose product MYPDVQLFIDGQWRASADGRTLDVINPADGETLGTVAHADIADLDQALAAAERGFETWRSTPAYDRYKIMQKAANLLRDRVDHIANIMTREQGKPLAEARMETLSAADIIDWLAEEGRRAYGRLVPSRNVSVEQKVIKEPVGPVAAFTPWNFPINQVVRKLSSALAAGCSIIVKAPEETPASPAELVRAFVDAGVPAGVIGLVYGDPAQISSYLIAHPTIKKVTFTGSTPVGKQLAALAGQHMKRATMELGGHAPALVFDDADIDLAARTLAGAKFRNAGQVCVSPTRILVQRGVFDEFVEKFVGHAHELKVGNGLEQGVTMGPVANERRIPALSALIKDASDKGAKVHVGGEAIEGPGYFFQPTVLSGLTTEMRIMNEEPFGPVALLVPFDTVEDAVKESNRVPFGLASYAFTSSMKTTHILSTRIEAGMLSINHQGIGLVEVPFGGIKDSGYGSEGGTEAIEAYLNTKLVTVFNV is encoded by the coding sequence ATGTACCCAGACGTTCAGCTCTTCATCGATGGTCAATGGCGTGCCAGTGCAGACGGCCGCACCCTCGACGTCATCAACCCCGCCGACGGCGAAACCCTCGGCACCGTGGCCCATGCCGACATCGCCGATCTGGACCAGGCGCTGGCAGCGGCCGAGCGCGGCTTTGAAACCTGGCGCAGCACACCGGCCTACGACCGCTACAAAATCATGCAAAAGGCCGCCAACCTGCTGCGCGATCGCGTCGATCACATCGCCAACATCATGACCCGGGAACAGGGCAAACCCCTGGCCGAAGCGCGCATGGAAACCCTGTCCGCCGCCGACATCATCGACTGGCTGGCCGAAGAAGGCCGTCGCGCTTATGGTCGACTGGTGCCATCGCGCAATGTCTCGGTGGAGCAGAAAGTCATCAAAGAGCCGGTCGGCCCGGTGGCGGCGTTCACGCCGTGGAACTTCCCGATCAACCAGGTAGTACGCAAACTGTCCTCGGCGCTGGCGGCCGGCTGCTCGATCATCGTCAAGGCCCCGGAAGAAACCCCGGCGTCGCCTGCCGAACTGGTCCGCGCGTTCGTCGATGCCGGCGTTCCGGCGGGCGTCATCGGCCTGGTATACGGCGACCCTGCACAGATTTCCAGCTACCTGATTGCCCACCCGACCATCAAGAAAGTCACCTTCACCGGCTCGACCCCGGTCGGCAAGCAGCTGGCAGCGCTGGCCGGTCAGCACATGAAGCGCGCGACCATGGAGCTCGGCGGCCACGCCCCGGCGCTGGTGTTCGACGACGCCGATATCGACCTCGCCGCCCGCACGCTAGCCGGTGCCAAATTCCGCAATGCCGGGCAGGTCTGCGTGTCACCCACGCGCATTCTCGTCCAGCGCGGCGTGTTCGATGAATTCGTCGAGAAGTTCGTCGGCCATGCCCACGAGCTGAAAGTCGGCAACGGCCTGGAGCAGGGCGTGACCATGGGCCCGGTGGCCAATGAGCGTCGCATTCCGGCGTTGTCGGCGTTAATCAAGGACGCCAGCGACAAGGGCGCCAAGGTCCACGTCGGCGGCGAGGCCATCGAAGGGCCGGGCTACTTCTTCCAGCCCACTGTCCTCAGCGGCCTGACCACCGAAATGCGCATCATGAACGAAGAACCGTTCGGCCCGGTGGCGCTGCTGGTGCCGTTCGACACGGTCGAGGATGCCGTCAAGGAATCCAACCGCGTGCCGTTTGGTCTGGCGTCGTATGCGTTTACTTCGTCGATGAAAACCACCCACATCCTCAGCACCCGCATCGAAGCCGGCATGCTGTCGATCAACCACCAGGGCATCGGCCTGGTTGAGGTGCCGTTCGGTGGCATCAAGGATTCCGGCTACGGGTCCGAGGGCGGTACCGAAGCGATCGAGGCGTACCTGAACACCAAGCTGGTGACGGTGTTCAACGTTTAA
- a CDS encoding ArsR/SmtB family transcription factor: MIKSTAQQFPLSESQIALIARALADSRRFRILIQIGDSEQALPCAEVLKVHPVSAATVSHHTKELERAGLIATLREGKYASFMIQREVLHAYARQLMQI; encoded by the coding sequence ATGATCAAGAGCACGGCACAGCAGTTCCCGTTGAGTGAGTCGCAAATCGCATTGATCGCCCGGGCGCTGGCGGACAGCCGACGCTTTCGGATCCTGATTCAGATCGGCGACAGCGAACAGGCGCTGCCCTGCGCCGAAGTGCTGAAGGTCCATCCCGTCAGCGCCGCCACCGTCTCCCACCACACCAAAGAGCTCGAGCGCGCCGGCCTCATCGCCACCCTGCGCGAAGGCAAATACGCCAGCTTCATGATCCAGCGCGAGGTGCTCCACGCCTACGCTCGGCAGTTGATGCAGATCTAA
- a CDS encoding nucleobase:cation symporter-2 family protein encodes MTAPRNSAPTRSASASVSSRTDLIYGLHDRPHFTAAIFAALQHVLASFVGIITPTLIVGSVLGLDSEVPYLISMALFVSGLGTFVQAKRFGPIGSGLLCLQGTSFSFLSVILSAGFLVKSRGGGTEEILSTIFGVCFCAAFVEVALSQFIGKLRKLITPVVTGTIITLMGLSLLKVAMTDMAGGFGASDLGSAANMGLAGLVLITIVVLNRFNIPLLRLSAIIIALALGFAVAWFMGRVDFAQMPHVPVMSLPVPFKYGFSFDLLAFIPIAVIFLVSPLEAAGDLTANSMISRQPVSGPVYIRRIKSGLLADGLNSALAATFNSLPMVTFAQNNGVIQLTGVASRYVAFYIAGILVLLGLFPVIGAVLQLMPKPVLGGATLIMFGTVAVAGIKILSEAGLHRRNMLIVAISLGMGLGVAAVPEVLRELPKALHNIFESPITVGAFCAIILNIFLPEEYQEPELTEFDPEAATLKVLQDPPPSPAAGPDAEPLPARGVAHLNRQDV; translated from the coding sequence ATGACCGCACCCCGCAACAGCGCCCCGACCCGCTCGGCTTCTGCTTCAGTTTCATCCAGAACAGACCTCATCTACGGCCTGCATGACCGACCGCATTTCACCGCCGCGATCTTTGCCGCGTTGCAGCACGTGCTCGCCAGTTTCGTTGGCATCATCACCCCAACCCTCATCGTCGGCAGCGTGCTCGGGCTGGACAGTGAAGTGCCGTACCTGATCAGCATGGCGTTGTTCGTGTCCGGGCTGGGCACCTTCGTTCAGGCCAAACGCTTCGGCCCGATCGGTTCGGGCCTGCTGTGTCTGCAGGGCACCAGCTTCTCCTTCCTCAGCGTCATACTCAGCGCGGGGTTTCTGGTGAAGAGTCGCGGCGGCGGCACCGAGGAAATTCTTTCGACGATCTTCGGCGTGTGCTTCTGCGCGGCGTTCGTCGAAGTCGCCCTCAGCCAGTTCATCGGGAAATTGCGCAAGCTGATCACCCCGGTGGTCACGGGCACGATCATTACCCTGATGGGCCTGTCGCTGTTGAAAGTGGCGATGACCGACATGGCCGGCGGCTTTGGCGCAAGCGACCTGGGTTCGGCGGCGAACATGGGCCTGGCAGGTCTGGTGCTGATCACCATCGTGGTCCTCAACCGGTTCAACATCCCGTTACTGCGCCTGAGTGCGATCATCATCGCCCTGGCCCTGGGCTTCGCCGTCGCGTGGTTCATGGGTCGGGTGGATTTCGCGCAGATGCCCCATGTTCCGGTGATGAGCCTGCCGGTGCCGTTCAAATACGGCTTTTCCTTCGATCTGCTGGCGTTCATCCCGATCGCGGTGATCTTTCTCGTGTCGCCGCTGGAGGCCGCTGGGGACCTTACCGCCAACTCGATGATTTCCCGGCAACCGGTGAGTGGGCCGGTGTACATCCGCCGGATCAAGTCGGGGCTGCTGGCGGACGGGCTGAATTCGGCGCTGGCCGCGACGTTCAATAGCTTGCCCATGGTGACGTTCGCGCAGAACAACGGGGTCATTCAGCTGACCGGCGTGGCCAGCCGCTACGTGGCGTTTTACATCGCCGGGATTCTGGTGCTGCTGGGCCTGTTTCCGGTCATCGGCGCTGTGCTGCAGCTGATGCCGAAGCCGGTGCTGGGCGGCGCGACGCTGATCATGTTCGGCACTGTGGCCGTGGCGGGCATCAAGATCCTCTCGGAAGCCGGCCTGCATCGGCGCAATATGCTGATCGTGGCGATTTCCCTGGGCATGGGCCTGGGCGTCGCTGCCGTGCCGGAGGTCTTGCGCGAGCTGCCCAAGGCGCTGCACAACATTTTCGAATCGCCCATCACCGTCGGCGCGTTCTGCGCGATCATCCTCAATATCTTTCTGCCGGAGGAATACCAGGAGCCGGAGCTCACCGAATTCGACCCGGAAGCTGCCACGCTTAAGGTGCTGCAGGATCCGCCCCCTAGCCCTGCCGCGGGACCTGACGCAGAACCTCTACCGGCGCGCGGGGTCGCACACTTGAATCGTCAGGACGTTTGA
- a CDS encoding LEA type 2 family protein — MPLRPIRTLLAGLTLVLALSACALFPNRDPLNINVVGIDPLPGQDLEIRFAVKLRLQNPNDTDIQYDGVALNLDVNGRLLASGVSDQKGTIGRFSEGVLTVPVTVSAFAALRQAVGLADQQRLDNLPYELHGKLAGGLFGTMRFEDSGTLSLPKPASGSW; from the coding sequence ATGCCGCTACGCCCGATCCGCACCCTCCTCGCCGGCCTGACCCTGGTGCTCGCACTCAGCGCCTGCGCGCTGTTTCCCAACCGCGATCCGCTGAACATCAACGTAGTGGGCATCGATCCCCTGCCCGGCCAGGATCTGGAAATCCGCTTCGCCGTGAAGCTGCGCCTGCAAAACCCCAACGACACCGACATCCAGTACGACGGTGTGGCGCTGAACCTGGACGTCAACGGCCGCTTGCTGGCCTCTGGCGTCAGTGACCAGAAAGGCACGATCGGGCGGTTTTCCGAAGGCGTGTTGACGGTGCCGGTCACCGTGTCAGCCTTTGCCGCACTGCGCCAGGCGGTGGGCCTTGCCGATCAGCAACGGCTGGACAACCTGCCCTACGAGCTGCACGGCAAGCTGGCCGGCGGACTGTTCGGCACGATGCGCTTCGAGGACAGCGGCACGCTGAGCCTGCCGAAACCGGCTAGCGGAAGTTGGTGA
- a CDS encoding DUF883 family protein: MARKTAAQNAAVEQIKDQAFSELAALIEESDKLLKDSASLVGEEADTVRAQLSQKLKQAMESVSSVRERAKPAVDATENYIGGHPWQTVAVSAGFGLVVGLLLGRR; the protein is encoded by the coding sequence ATGGCTCGTAAAACTGCTGCCCAAAACGCCGCTGTCGAACAGATCAAGGATCAAGCGTTCAGCGAACTGGCCGCCCTCATTGAAGAGTCCGACAAATTGCTGAAGGACAGCGCCTCACTGGTTGGCGAAGAAGCCGACACCGTGCGCGCTCAACTGAGCCAGAAGCTCAAGCAGGCCATGGAGTCCGTGAGCAGCGTGCGCGAACGCGCCAAGCCAGCCGTCGATGCCACCGAAAACTACATCGGCGGCCACCCATGGCAGACCGTGGCGGTCTCTGCGGGCTTCGGTCTGGTCGTGGGTCTGCTGCTGGGCCGTCGTTGA
- a CDS encoding paraquat-inducible protein A: MPLNRGEAAYCLRCAAILRRSHRLTIEQLLALSLAACVLFIFANVFPVISISMQGLHNEVTLWGSVQALAQGQITLIALVAGLAIILAPALQIALLFWVLAHAHRGEIAPGFKMCMRTLEHLRPWSMLEVCLLGILVAIVKLAGMLDVHAGAGLWAMAMLMVLILLIAGKDIRRLWDELGVEPE; the protein is encoded by the coding sequence ATGCCCCTGAACAGAGGCGAGGCTGCCTATTGCCTGCGCTGCGCCGCGATTCTGCGCCGCAGTCACCGGCTGACCATCGAGCAACTGCTCGCACTGAGCCTCGCCGCCTGCGTCCTGTTCATCTTCGCCAACGTGTTTCCGGTCATCAGCATCAGCATGCAAGGCCTGCACAACGAGGTAACCCTCTGGGGTTCGGTTCAAGCGCTGGCCCAGGGGCAGATCACGCTGATCGCCCTGGTCGCAGGGCTGGCCATCATTCTCGCGCCGGCGCTGCAGATCGCCCTGCTGTTCTGGGTACTGGCGCATGCCCATCGCGGCGAGATCGCCCCCGGCTTCAAGATGTGCATGCGCACCCTCGAACACTTGCGGCCCTGGAGCATGCTGGAGGTGTGCCTGCTGGGGATTCTGGTGGCGATCGTCAAGCTGGCAGGCATGCTGGACGTACACGCAGGCGCAGGCCTGTGGGCCATGGCAATGCTGATGGTGCTGATCCTGTTGATCGCCGGCAAAGACATCCGCCGCCTGTGGGACGAACTGGGAGTTGAACCGGAATGA
- a CDS encoding paraquat-inducible protein A encodes MNGIPYARDYKVTLCHVCSYVCPEDAHECPRCDSPVHRRKPNSLTRTWAFLIAGLIFYIPANLLPVMYTTMLGSSSENTIMSGVIEFAESGSWDIAILIFIASVVVPCIKFLVLGLMLVTCQRRSTWAMRERSRLFRFIELIGYWSMLDVLVVALVAALVQFRGLSTIEPRLGILFFGLVVVMTMLAAMTFDPRLIWDAEVEDVR; translated from the coding sequence ATGAACGGCATTCCCTACGCCCGCGACTACAAAGTCACCTTGTGTCACGTGTGCAGTTACGTCTGCCCGGAAGACGCCCATGAATGCCCGCGCTGCGATTCGCCGGTGCATCGGCGCAAGCCCAACAGCCTGACGCGCACCTGGGCATTCCTGATTGCAGGGCTGATCTTCTACATTCCGGCCAACCTGCTGCCGGTGATGTATACGACCATGCTCGGCAGCAGCAGTGAGAACACCATCATGAGCGGGGTCATCGAGTTCGCCGAAAGCGGCTCATGGGACATCGCCATCCTGATTTTCATCGCCAGCGTGGTCGTGCCCTGCATCAAGTTTCTGGTGCTGGGGCTGATGCTGGTGACTTGCCAGCGCCGCAGCACATGGGCGATGCGCGAGCGCTCGCGGCTGTTTCGTTTCATTGAACTGATCGGCTACTGGTCCATGCTCGACGTGCTGGTGGTCGCGCTAGTGGCAGCGCTGGTTCAGTTTCGCGGGCTCAGCACCATCGAGCCGCGCCTTGGCATTCTGTTTTTTGGTTTGGTGGTGGTGATGACCATGCTTGCCGCCATGACGTTCGATCCCCGGCTAATCTGGGACGCAGAGGTTGAAGATGTCCGATAA
- a CDS encoding intermembrane transport protein PqiB encodes MSDNTLPPSPPTRPQVKARKVRVSLVWLVPIVAALIGLSMVVHDFLNVGPKVVVSFLTAEGLEAKKTQVKYKNVVIGMVTDIELSDDRTHVLASIDLNQSAVPFTRADTQYWVVRPRIGAHGVTGVDTLLSGAFIGADAGNSEETKKDFTGLETPPAVTFGEKGKRFILHTDDLGSLDIGSPVYFRRIQVGQVVAYELAKDGKGVDVEIFVGAPNDQFVLDDSRFWNASGVDVTLGASGLKVSTQSMASILSGGIAFREPKYSPDAKPANGNAEFKLFEDQATALAPPDGEPKYIRMRFNQSLRGLVVNAPVDFLGVNVGRVVSVDLDYDAATGTFPGIVGAVIYPQRLGAANDKLKQQAGGGDDEEQTSRILGQFVERGLRAQVRTGNLLTGQLYVAMDFDPKAAKISYNAKARPLEIPTVPGSFDKLQEQLQQFVDKLGKIPLDDLAKNLNGSLIELQKTMKQVNSDVLPQMRGALQQAQKTLGTANEALSDDSPARQQLGQAMDEVQRTARSVRVLTDFLSRHPESLIRGRTGDAAPGSYKGSSSSREIAPEPAQ; translated from the coding sequence ATGTCCGATAACACCCTACCCCCCTCCCCGCCGACCCGACCGCAGGTCAAGGCACGCAAGGTCCGCGTGTCACTGGTCTGGCTGGTGCCGATCGTCGCCGCCCTGATCGGCTTGTCGATGGTGGTTCATGACTTCCTCAACGTCGGCCCCAAAGTGGTGGTGAGCTTCCTCACGGCCGAAGGTCTGGAAGCCAAGAAAACCCAGGTCAAGTACAAGAACGTGGTCATCGGCATGGTCACCGACATCGAACTCAGCGATGACCGCACTCACGTGCTGGCAAGCATCGACCTGAACCAGTCGGCCGTGCCGTTCACCCGCGCCGACACACAGTACTGGGTGGTGCGGCCGCGGATCGGCGCCCATGGCGTGACCGGCGTCGATACCCTGTTATCAGGGGCGTTCATCGGCGCCGATGCCGGCAACTCGGAAGAAACCAAGAAAGACTTCACTGGCCTGGAAACCCCGCCGGCCGTGACGTTTGGCGAGAAAGGCAAGCGCTTCATTCTGCACACCGACGACCTTGGCTCGCTGGACATCGGCTCGCCGGTGTACTTCCGCCGCATCCAGGTGGGCCAGGTCGTGGCCTACGAACTGGCGAAGGACGGCAAGGGTGTGGACGTCGAAATTTTCGTCGGCGCGCCCAACGATCAATTCGTCCTCGACGATTCACGCTTCTGGAACGCCAGCGGTGTGGACGTCACCCTCGGTGCTTCGGGCCTGAAAGTCTCCACCCAGTCCATGGCGTCGATCCTCTCCGGCGGTATCGCCTTCCGTGAACCCAAGTACAGTCCGGACGCCAAGCCGGCCAACGGCAACGCCGAATTCAAGCTGTTTGAGGACCAGGCCACTGCGCTGGCCCCGCCCGACGGCGAACCCAAATACATCCGCATGCGCTTCAACCAGTCGCTGCGCGGCCTTGTGGTCAATGCGCCGGTGGACTTCCTCGGCGTCAATGTGGGCCGCGTGGTGTCCGTTGACCTCGACTATGACGCGGCGACGGGCACCTTCCCCGGCATCGTCGGCGCCGTGATCTATCCACAGCGGCTGGGCGCAGCCAATGACAAGCTGAAACAGCAGGCCGGCGGCGGCGACGATGAAGAGCAGACCTCCAGAATTCTCGGTCAGTTTGTCGAGCGCGGGCTGCGGGCGCAGGTGCGCACCGGCAACCTGCTGACCGGCCAGCTTTATGTGGCCATGGATTTCGATCCCAAGGCGGCGAAGATTTCCTATAACGCCAAGGCGCGTCCGTTGGAGATTCCGACGGTGCCCGGCAGTTTCGATAAGCTGCAGGAGCAGTTGCAGCAGTTTGTCGACAAGCTTGGCAAGATCCCCCTCGACGACCTGGCAAAGAACCTCAACGGCAGCCTGATCGAACTCCAGAAAACCATGAAGCAGGTCAACAGCGACGTGTTGCCACAGATGCGTGGCGCGTTGCAGCAAGCGCAAAAAACCTTGGGCACGGCCAACGAAGCGCTGTCGGATGACTCGCCGGCACGTCAGCAACTGGGTCAGGCCATGGACGAAGTCCAGCGGACGGCGCGCTCAGTGCGGGTGTTGACCGACTTCCTCAGTCGCCATCCGGAATCGCTGATTCGCGGTCGCACTGGCGATGCGGCGCCCGGTTCGTATAAAGGATCATCCTCTTCCCGTGAAATCGCTCCGGAGCCGGCCCAATGA
- a CDS encoding PqiC family protein gives MTLRNSLLALGCVLGVAACASTPTHYYTLIAPATPVPANVSPAPFQFEMQAVLMAVQVDQPPLVIRQGNGSLAILENERWGAPLGDEFHDALTGQLERRFGSRDLAGLPKQSNQPVLSVRTDVRRFESVLDQYALIDVVWNLSLRGSGAGPGTQRQTLTCSSVIRQPAALGMENLVLAHQQAVSALAEAIARTASQWARQPDARCPS, from the coding sequence ATGACGCTGCGTAATTCTCTTCTCGCCCTGGGGTGTGTGCTCGGTGTGGCGGCCTGCGCCTCCACGCCGACCCACTATTACACGTTGATCGCGCCGGCCACTCCGGTGCCGGCGAATGTAAGCCCGGCGCCGTTTCAGTTCGAAATGCAGGCTGTGCTCATGGCGGTGCAGGTCGACCAGCCGCCGCTGGTCATCCGCCAGGGTAATGGCAGCCTGGCGATTCTGGAGAACGAACGCTGGGGCGCGCCGTTGGGCGATGAATTCCATGACGCGCTGACTGGACAGCTGGAGCGTCGCTTCGGGTCCCGAGACCTTGCCGGGCTGCCGAAACAGAGTAACCAGCCGGTGCTATCGGTGCGCACCGACGTACGTCGCTTTGAATCGGTGCTGGATCAATACGCCCTGATCGACGTGGTCTGGAACCTGAGCCTGCGCGGCAGCGGTGCCGGGCCCGGTACCCAGCGACAGACCCTTACCTGCAGCAGCGTGATTCGGCAACCAGCAGCACTCGGCATGGAAAACCTGGTGCTCGCTCATCAGCAAGCCGTGTCGGCTCTCGCTGAAGCCATCGCGCGGACCGCCTCGCAATGGGCGCGCCAACCCGATGCCCGCTGCCCTTCCTGA
- a CDS encoding helix-turn-helix domain-containing protein, translating into MKGIGLRLRQERNRLKLSQSALGAIGGVETNAQGNYENGTRSPKADYLLRIAEAGVDLNYVMSGNRASPSAVNRASVIDPEEPPDVYPHLTKVTHQLHRNLYGLIEASLQLTQLIEVRNHDARFSEATVQLETIRVEAQSLAQATMKLIFETSKLV; encoded by the coding sequence ATGAAAGGCATTGGCCTGCGACTCAGGCAGGAACGCAACAGACTGAAGCTGTCACAGAGCGCATTAGGCGCTATTGGCGGCGTCGAGACCAACGCACAGGGCAATTACGAGAACGGCACCCGGTCGCCGAAGGCCGATTATCTGCTGCGCATCGCCGAGGCCGGTGTCGACCTGAACTACGTCATGAGTGGCAACAGGGCATCGCCGAGCGCAGTGAACAGAGCATCGGTGATAGATCCTGAGGAACCGCCGGACGTATACCCCCATCTCACCAAAGTCACCCATCAGCTGCACCGTAATTTATACGGCCTCATTGAGGCTTCGCTGCAGTTGACGCAACTCATCGAAGTGCGCAACCACGATGCTCGGTTCAGCGAAGCAACGGTGCAGCTGGAAACGATCCGGGTTGAAGCGCAGTCGCTGGCCCAGGCCACGATGAAGTTGATCTTCGAGACCTCGAAGCTGGTGTAA
- the araH gene encoding L-arabinose ABC transporter permease AraH encodes MSTESSLTAPRQGMNLRRFVDDWAMLMAALGIFVLCALLIDNFMSPLNMRGLGLAISTVGIAACTMLYCLASGHFDLSVGSVLACSGVIAGIVIRDTDSVFLGVSAALAMGLLVGLINGIVIAKLRINALITTLATMQIVRGLAYIFSNGKAVGVGDEAFFVFGNGQLFGVPVPILITIVCFIFFGWLLNYTTYGRNTLAIGGNQEAALLAGVHVDRTKIIIFAVHGLIGALAGVVLASRMTSGQPMIGQGFELTVISACVLGGVSLSGGIGMIRHVIAGVLILAIIENAMNLKNIDTFYQYVIRGTILLLAVIIDRLKRR; translated from the coding sequence ATGTCTACCGAATCCAGCCTGACGGCTCCCCGCCAAGGCATGAACCTGCGTCGATTCGTCGACGACTGGGCCATGCTCATGGCCGCCCTGGGCATCTTTGTGCTCTGTGCGCTTTTGATCGACAACTTCATGTCACCGCTGAATATGCGTGGCCTGGGCCTCGCGATTTCCACCGTCGGCATCGCCGCCTGCACCATGCTGTACTGCCTGGCGTCAGGGCATTTCGACCTGTCGGTCGGTTCGGTACTGGCGTGCTCAGGCGTCATTGCCGGGATCGTCATTCGTGACACCGACAGCGTGTTTCTGGGCGTATCGGCGGCGCTGGCCATGGGCTTGCTGGTCGGGCTGATCAACGGCATCGTCATCGCCAAGCTGCGCATCAACGCGCTGATCACCACGCTGGCGACCATGCAGATTGTGCGGGGGCTGGCGTACATCTTCTCCAACGGTAAAGCCGTGGGCGTCGGCGACGAGGCCTTCTTCGTGTTCGGTAACGGTCAGCTGTTCGGCGTGCCGGTGCCGATTCTGATCACCATCGTCTGCTTTATCTTCTTCGGCTGGCTGTTGAACTACACCACCTACGGACGCAATACCCTGGCCATCGGCGGCAACCAGGAAGCGGCGTTGCTGGCAGGCGTACACGTCGACCGGACCAAGATCATCATCTTTGCCGTGCACGGGTTGATCGGCGCGCTGGCCGGCGTGGTGCTGGCCTCGCGCATGACCTCCGGTCAGCCGATGATCGGACAGGGCTTTGAGCTGACGGTGATTTCCGCGTGCGTACTGGGCGGGGTGTCCCTGAGCGGGGGCATCGGCATGATTCGCCACGTGATCGCAGGGGTATTGATTCTGGCAATCATCGAGAACGCCATGAACCTGAAGAACATCGACACGTTTTACCAGTACGTAATCCGCGGCACGATCCTGTTGCTGGCGGTGATCATCGACCGGTTGAAGCGTCGCTGA